In Hyperolius riggenbachi isolate aHypRig1 chromosome 10, aHypRig1.pri, whole genome shotgun sequence, a genomic segment contains:
- the MARVELD1 gene encoding MARVEL domain-containing protein 1, producing the protein MSSQATRSSVSANREFLKSFPGVTRLLQLAAGAAVWIAIASGNFNNTVRFALFVAVFFWLVTLFLYFITLLDKQELVPLVGGDRWLLTNLIYDAVSTVFHIAAAVILIITVESYAYCNVPNYQGSCYFKTYVASSLFACLCCLFYLLTTIFFSCKKCQGNKDIL; encoded by the coding sequence ATGTCTTCTCAAGCCACCCGGAGCTCAGTGAGTGCCAACAGGGAATTCCTGAAAAGTTTCCCCGGGGTGACGAGACTTCTGCAGCTTGCGGCCGGCGCCGCCGTCTGGATCGCTATCGCCTCCGGAAACTTCAACAACACGGTTCGCTTTGCTCTGTTCGTGGCCGTCTTCTTCTGGCTGGTCACCCTGTTCCTGTATTTCATCACTCTGCTGGACAAACAAGAGCTGGTGCCTTTAGTTGGAGGAGATCGCTGGCTCCTCACTAACCTCATTTACGACGCCGTGTCCACCGTCTTCCACATCGCCGCCGCAGTTATCCTAATCATCACCGTGGAGAGCTATGCTTACTGCAACGTGCCCAACTACCAGGGGTCGTGCTATTTCAAGACCTATGTGGCGTCGTCCCTCTTCGCCTGCCTCTGCTGCCTCTTCTACCTCctcaccaccatcttcttctcctGCAAGAAGTGTCAAGGAAACAAGGACATCCTCTAG